In the genome of Raphanus sativus cultivar WK10039 chromosome 4, ASM80110v3, whole genome shotgun sequence, one region contains:
- the LOC108851346 gene encoding uncharacterized protein LOC108851346 — protein MGVAVLNPQDCLKHPLSHMKHPRNPSACPNRQKKTVSNRTRRSPPRKQTSPSPHVSPPLPPLAAAKKSPNNNNVGQVRILKRGEEIPKKTSADLVVEKPDLVSTRRIGPDPEMIPSQIRLPARKSKTVPFYAGPVTMTSPPPSDVPLPAFFAAKKSVSLFQATNATSELIKILRLDIAIA, from the coding sequence ATGGGCGTCGCTGTTCTAAATCCCCAGGACTGTCTGAAGCATCCTCTGTCTCACATGAAACATCCACGCAACCCTAGCGCATGCCCCAACAGGCAGAAAAAAACGGTCTCAAACCGCACGCGCCGTAGCCCGCCGCGAAAACAAACATCACCATCTCCTCATGTATCGCCGCCGCTTCCTCCTCTCGCTGCGGCGAAGAAGAGCCCTAACAACAACAACGTTGGCCAGGTTAGAATCCTGAAGCGCGGCGAGGAGATCCCTAAGAAGACATCAGCAGATCTGGTCGTGGAAAAGCCAGATCTTGTCTCCACTCGTAGGATCGGACCGGATCCGGAAATGATTCCAAGTCAGATCCGTTTACCCGCCCGCAAATCGAAGACGGTGCCGTTTTACGCCGGTCCCGTGACCATGACTTCTCCTCCTCCGAGCGACGTCCCTCTTCCGGCCTTTTTCGCCGCGAAGAAGAGCGTCTCTCTGTTCCAAGCCACCAACGCTACCAGCGAACTCATCAAGATTCTCCGCCTAGACATCGCGATCGCTTGA
- the LOC108851342 gene encoding uncharacterized protein LOC108851342 isoform X1 → MKKVASTPAKKTTVKDQWVAAAMTDDQMVAELLLRLKHAGTETPSTNPAPLRWGIRQRRSRSSRFGGGGVTLKKDADSVRGSPKTPLSWSGGSGGVGGDSASPSAEDTSRQASCSTSTGYGSKAFPANEFTSSFSKRLKKNKQSSSELKHEENLKLKERLHLEQEIASLRATFDQQNVRNQRLKRIKLDLNSGRVKNETPVDLIRKSQGESKPCRIEGKTATSESFFSLPDLNITPSEDELLYGTSS, encoded by the exons ATGAAGAAAGTTGCATCAACGCCAGCTAAGAAGACGACGGTTAAGGATCAGTGGGTGGCGGCTGCGATGACGGACGACCAGATGGTCGCAGAGCTTCTTTTACGTCTGAAACACGCGGGGACGGAGACTCCGTCGACGAATCCGGCTCCTCTGCGGTGGGGAATCCGTCAAAGGAGGTCGCGGTCCTCGAGATTCGGCGGCGGTGGCGTTACGTTGAAGAAGGATGCGGATTCGGTTAGAGGTAGTCCGAAGACGCCGCTCTCCTGGAGCGGCGGATCTGGAGGTGTCGGCGGCGACTCTGCGTCTCCCTCCGCCGAGGACACCAGTCGCCAAGCTAGCTGCTCCACGTCTACAGGATACGGATCTAAG GCTTTCCCCGCAAACGAGTTTACCAGTTCTTTTTCCAAGAGATTGAAGAAAAACAAG cagTCATCTTCTGAGCTTAAACACGAAGAGAACTTGAAGTtgaaggaaagactccaccttGAACAG GAGATTGCTAGTCTCCGAGCAACGTTCGACCAACAAAACGTAAGGAACCAAAGGTTGAAGAGGATTAAG CTTGACTTAAACTCAGGCCGTGTCAAGAACGAGACTCCTGTTGATCTGATTCGTAAATCACAAGGCGAATCAAAACCTTGCCGAATAGAGGGCAAGACCGCTACCTCCGAGAGCTTCTTCTCCCTCCCTGACCTCAACATAACACCATCCGAGGATGAGTTATTGTATGGAACTTCTAGCTAA
- the LOC108851342 gene encoding uncharacterized protein LOC108851342 isoform X2, which produces MKKVASTPAKKTTVKDQWVAAAMTDDQMVAELLLRLKHAGTETPSTNPAPLRWGIRQRRSRSSRFGGGGVTLKKDADSVRGSPKTPLSWSGGSGGVGGDSASPSAEDTSRQASCSTSTGYGSKAFPANEFTSSFSKRLKKNKSSSELKHEENLKLKERLHLEQEIASLRATFDQQNVRNQRLKRIKLDLNSGRVKNETPVDLIRKSQGESKPCRIEGKTATSESFFSLPDLNITPSEDELLYGTSS; this is translated from the exons ATGAAGAAAGTTGCATCAACGCCAGCTAAGAAGACGACGGTTAAGGATCAGTGGGTGGCGGCTGCGATGACGGACGACCAGATGGTCGCAGAGCTTCTTTTACGTCTGAAACACGCGGGGACGGAGACTCCGTCGACGAATCCGGCTCCTCTGCGGTGGGGAATCCGTCAAAGGAGGTCGCGGTCCTCGAGATTCGGCGGCGGTGGCGTTACGTTGAAGAAGGATGCGGATTCGGTTAGAGGTAGTCCGAAGACGCCGCTCTCCTGGAGCGGCGGATCTGGAGGTGTCGGCGGCGACTCTGCGTCTCCCTCCGCCGAGGACACCAGTCGCCAAGCTAGCTGCTCCACGTCTACAGGATACGGATCTAAG GCTTTCCCCGCAAACGAGTTTACCAGTTCTTTTTCCAAGAGATTGAAGAAAAACAAG TCATCTTCTGAGCTTAAACACGAAGAGAACTTGAAGTtgaaggaaagactccaccttGAACAG GAGATTGCTAGTCTCCGAGCAACGTTCGACCAACAAAACGTAAGGAACCAAAGGTTGAAGAGGATTAAG CTTGACTTAAACTCAGGCCGTGTCAAGAACGAGACTCCTGTTGATCTGATTCGTAAATCACAAGGCGAATCAAAACCTTGCCGAATAGAGGGCAAGACCGCTACCTCCGAGAGCTTCTTCTCCCTCCCTGACCTCAACATAACACCATCCGAGGATGAGTTATTGTATGGAACTTCTAGCTAA
- the LOC108851332 gene encoding homeobox protein knotted-1-like 5, whose amino-acid sequence MSFNSSHLFPPQEELRHFSDQSHQPPSLLNLPPTTTATSNSDFTHPHRNGDSPAAAAAAATNRRWLSFHHTEIQNTGEVDPPEVNDAADGETIHGGEEDWRRASEKGAILKHPMYEQLLAAHVACLRVATPVDQIPRIDAQLSQLHTVAAKYSSLGVGMDNKELDHFMSHYVVLLCSFKEQLQHHVCVHALEAITACWEIEQSLQSITGVSPSESNGKTMSDDEEDDNQVESEANMFDETLDGSDCMVGFGPLVPTERERSLLERVKKELKHELKQGFKEKIVDIREEIMRKRRAGKLPGDTTSVLKEWWRTHAKWPYPTEEDKARLVEETGLQLKQINNWFINQRKRNWNSNSSTSSTLSKNKRKRTEKS is encoded by the exons ATGTCGTTTAACAGCTCCCACCTCTTTCCTCCGCAGGAAGAGCTCCGACACTTCTCCGATCAATCACACCAACCACCGTCGCTTCTCAACCTCCCTCCCACCACCACAGCCACTTCAAACTCCGATTTTACCCATCCGCATCGCAACGGAGACAGTCCCGCCGCCGCCGCTGCTGCTGCTACGAACCGACGGTGGCTCTCATTCCACCACACGGAGATCCAAAACACCGGTGAAGTGGATCCTCCTGAAGTCAACGACGCCGCCGACGGTGAAACGATACACGGAGGTGAAGAAGACTGGAGGAGGGCTAGCGAGAAAGGTGCGATTTTGAAACATCCAATGTACGAGCAGCTCTTGGCAGCCCACGTGGCTTGCCTTAGGGTTGCTACTCCCGTTGACCAGATTCCGAGGATCGACGCGCAGCTCAGTCAATTACACACCGTAGCTGCAAAGTACTCGTCTCTTGGTGTGGGTATGGAcaacaaggagcttgatcatttCATG tCACATTATGTTGTGCTGTTATGTTCTTTTAAAGAACAACTCCAACACCATGTCTGTGTCCATGCATTAGAAGCGATTACAGCTTGTTGGGAGATCGAGCAGTCACTACAATCCATAACGG GAGTTTCACCAAGCGAAAGTAATGGCAAGACAATgtctgatgatgaagaagatgataacCAAGTAGAGAGCGAGGCGAACATGTTCGATGAGACCTTGGACGGTTCAGATTGCATGGTGGGATTCGGTCCTCTTGTCCCAACCGAGCGCGAGAGATCCTTGCTTGAACGTGTGAAGAAGGAACTGAAGCATGAGCTTAAACAG GGTTTCAAAGAGAAGATTGTGGACATACGAGAAGAGATAATGAGGAAGAGAAGGGCTGGGAAGTTGCCTGGAGATACAACCTCTGTACTCAAGGAGTGGTGGAGAACTCACGCCAAATGGCCGTACCCAACT GAGGAAGATAAGGCAAGGCTTGTTGAAGAAACAGGTTTACAGTTGAAGCAGATTAACAATTGGTTTATCAACCAGAGGAAAAGAAACTGGAACAGCAACTCTTCCACATCGTCTACACTCTCCAAGAACAAACGCAAACG GACTGAGAAGTCGTAG